Proteins encoded in a region of the Quercus lobata isolate SW786 chromosome 8, ValleyOak3.0 Primary Assembly, whole genome shotgun sequence genome:
- the LOC115956614 gene encoding uncharacterized protein LOC115956614, with protein MVYGGCIQDPTRLVQRAKDFLQEYRDAQTQLSVQTSSGSMHHQVRWVPPSGSVYKLNVDATVFKGMKASGVGAVVRNENGEVMVAMAGKGSQVQDSEAAEALACRRAVEFALEAGFREIILEGDNCNVMKSILGPKSDRDRLGHVYDDINSMGREFRVFYVLCVKRGANSVAHSLENFARHIDGEIVWLEENPPPVADALYLDNCNIMNE; from the coding sequence ATGGTGTACGGAGGATGTATCCAGGATCCGACTAGACTAGTACAGCGTGCAAAAGACTTTCTCCAGGAATATCGGGATGCCCAGACTCAGCTTTCTGTTCAGACTTCATCTGGTTCGATGCATCATCAGGTGCGATGGGTACCTCCTTCAGGTTCAGTCTATAAGCTTAACGTGGATGCAACAGTGTTTAAAGGGATGAAGGCTTCAGGCGTTGGTGCCGTGGTTCGAAATGAGAATGGTGAGGTTATGGTGGCGATGGCAGGGAAAGGCTCTCAGGTGCAGGACAGCGAGGCAGCTGAGGCGTTAGCCTGTAGACGAGCTGTGGAGTTTGCCTTAGAAGCTGGGTTTAGGGAGATCATTTTAGAGGGGGATAATTGTAATGTCATGAAGTCTATTTTGGGTCCAAAGTCTGATAGGGATAGGTTGGGACATGTGTATGATGACATTAACAGTATGGGAAGGGAGTTTagagttttttatgttttatgtgtCAAGAGGGGTGCCAATTCAGTGGCACATTCATTGGAAAATTTTGCTAGACATATAGATGGGGAAATAGTGTGGTTGGAAGAAAATCCCCCACCTGTTGCTGATGCCTTGTATCTAGATAATTGCAATATTATGAATGAATGA